Within the bacterium genome, the region CGACGGTCGACATCCACGCTGGCGACCAGTCGGTGTTTGATGTTGAGAGGATGCTCCTCACCGAGGGCACGGATTAGTCCGGCGGCAAACGACACGATGGCCGTGGAGACGGATGTGCCGTTCTCCAATACGAAATCTGCAGCGCCGAGAACCGATACCCCGCAGCCTGGAGCAAACAGGTCGACCCGGCTTTCGCTGAAGTTGGAAAACCACGCCGGCCCGAGTTCGCTGTCATGCGCACCGACGGTCAACACGTGGGGCGAGTGCGGGTCGCGCGTGCCCCCGTAGTCGGCCGGATACAGCTTGGCCAGATCAAGATTCTCGCCACCACCGCCTCGATTGCCGGCCGCGACGACGAACAACGTATCCTCCGCGTCCCGCATCGAGTTCCAGTGCGGGACGACGTGACGCGGTGTCGCCAGGCTCATGTTCACGATGTCGGCGCCTTGCTGATCCAGGTAGTCCACCGCATCGCTGACGTAACGCGCCTCTACGGGGCCCGGCAGGTCTGCCGAGCTGAGATTCACGATCTTGAGTCGTATCGGGATGTCCTCGGGAGCGACCGCCGCGAGCAGCGCTTTCCCTCCGAGGACCGCTGACGCGATCTTCGTCCCGTGCTCACGATCCGGATCGTGGGGGTATGTCTCGAAACTGCCGTTGCGCTGATTGAAATTGATGCCGTAAACGTCGTCAACCTGGTCGTTACCGGCCGGACGGTCATCGTCGACACCCCTCTGGCCAAACAACTCGTACACGTTGGGTTCGAAATGCGTTTGCGGCAGAAGGGTCCAGTTGGCGCCGCCGACGATCCCGGTGTCGACGATGCCGACGATCGCCGTTTCCGGCGACTTGCGGTACTGCGTGAGTCGCGCACGTTCGCTGAGGAAGCGATTCCACACTCGATCGTGATCGAAAGGGTTGCCACCGTGAGGCTGATCCGTGCACTCAGCGACATCGGCCGGTGCGACGAACCTGACGAACTGAAGACCCGGATCCGACTCGGAGTTGGGTGCTGACTCGACCTCTTCCACCCCCTCCGCGTAACTCATGAACAGGTTGGTGATCTCGGGTCGATTGGAGAAGGACGCATCGGACAGCGTCACGAATCTCGTACTCGACAGTGTCGTCGGCACGACCACCCCTCTCTCGGGCAAGAGATGGTGCACGAAGTGCTCCTGTCCGGCGTAGTCCTTGTACAGAGTGTTCTTGTTCAACTCCCAGGTGAGATCGACCATCTCTTCATCCAACGTGCCGGAGCGCAGCAACAGGTCGGACAGGGTGTCACCGGGCTCGACCTCGACCTGCGCCTGCGCTGCTGGAACACAGAACGGG harbors:
- a CDS encoding S8 family serine peptidase; this translates as MISTRLTTGTRRATLITALIILLGVRAEAGALKIVDARPAGLETTKQLAAIAAPEWHTVPPEGDTLAGMLRTICGTQTPSTLQFLEQEAVRLNRAGTATTMLGAESAVLLPFCVPAAQAQVEVEPGDTLSDLLLRSGTLDEEMVDLTWELNKNTLYKDYAGQEHFVHHLLPERGVVVPTTLSSTRFVTLSDASFSNRPEITNLFMSYAEGVEEVESAPNSESDPGLQFVRFVAPADVAECTDQPHGGNPFDHDRVWNRFLSERARLTQYRKSPETAIVGIVDTGIVGGANWTLLPQTHFEPNVYELFGQRGVDDDRPAGNDQVDDVYGINFNQRNGSFETYPHDPDREHGTKIASAVLGGKALLAAVAPEDIPIRLKIVNLSSADLPGPVEARYVSDAVDYLDQQGADIVNMSLATPRHVVPHWNSMRDAEDTLFVVAAGNRGGGGENLDLAKLYPADYGGTRDPHSPHVLTVGAHDSELGPAWFSNFSESRVDLFAPGCGVSVLGAADFVLENGTSVSTAIVSFAAGLIRALGEEHPLNIKHRLVASVDVDRRLAEKAWTSGRLNVVKAISLSQDVVETADGTLTFGRIAAPTQLNRYCADPSTRRYLTSVMKVRPNIPAEGGSEIQYWLRIDGDVQIVSCKQQNQDQPLGEFFVDDIAVAAPALSQVRDIVLRSR